A window of the Microbispora sp. ZYX-F-249 genome harbors these coding sequences:
- the lon gene encoding endopeptidase La, with protein MSQILPVLPLDDEVVLPGMVVPLDLSDSEVRAAIDAARANGESTVLLVPRVDGRYGPVGVSAVVEQVGRLPGGEPAAVVRGVDRMRVGTGTTGPGAALWVEATVLEPAAAGPRAEELAKEYKALTTTILQKRGAWQVVDAVNQIKDPAVLADSSGYAPWLTTQQKLLLLELDDPAERLDKLVGWARDHLAEMDVAETIRKDVQEGMEKQQREFLLRQQLAAVRKELSELNGDPSDEEEDYRARIEAADLPEKVREAALKEVGKLERASDQSPESGWIRTWLDTVLDIPWNVHTTDSYDIAGARAVLDADHTGLDDVKDRIVEYLAVRKRRADQGLGVVGGRRSGAVLALAGPPGVGKTSLGESVARAMGREFVRVALGGVRDEAEIRGHRRTYVGALPGRIVRAIREAGSMNPVVLLDEIDKVGADYRGDPTAALLEVLDPAQNHTFRDHYLEVELDLSDVLFLATANVLEQVPGPLLDRMEIVTLDGYTEDEKVAIARDHLLPRNLEKAGLTADDVTVEEAALRRLAGEYTREAGVRSLERSIARILRKVTANVALGEAGLPVTVTADDLVSYLGRPRHVPESSLPEARQRTAVPGVATGLAVTGAGGDVLYVEASLADPETGATGVTLTGQLGDVMKESAQIALSFLRSRGAELELPVGSLKDRSVHIHVPAGAVPKDGPSAGVTMTTALASLLSGRPVRADVAMTGEVSLTGRVLPIGGVKQKLLAAHRAGITTVLIPARNEPDLDDVPAEVLADLTVHAVSDVREVLDLALTPATVARQAVA; from the coding sequence ATGTCCCAGATCCTTCCCGTCCTTCCGCTCGACGACGAGGTCGTCCTGCCCGGCATGGTCGTGCCCCTCGATCTGTCGGACTCCGAGGTCCGCGCGGCCATCGACGCCGCCCGCGCCAATGGCGAGAGCACGGTCCTGCTGGTGCCCCGCGTAGACGGCCGCTACGGACCCGTGGGGGTGAGCGCGGTCGTGGAACAGGTCGGCAGGCTGCCGGGCGGGGAGCCCGCGGCCGTCGTCCGGGGCGTCGACCGCATGCGCGTCGGCACCGGCACCACCGGCCCCGGCGCGGCCCTGTGGGTCGAGGCGACGGTTCTGGAGCCGGCCGCCGCCGGGCCCAGGGCCGAGGAGCTCGCCAAGGAGTACAAGGCCCTGACGACCACGATCCTGCAGAAGCGGGGCGCGTGGCAGGTCGTCGACGCCGTCAACCAGATCAAGGACCCCGCGGTCCTCGCCGACAGCTCGGGGTACGCGCCCTGGCTGACCACCCAGCAGAAGCTGCTGCTGCTGGAGCTCGACGATCCGGCCGAGCGTCTCGACAAGCTGGTCGGCTGGGCCCGTGACCACCTCGCGGAGATGGACGTCGCCGAGACCATCCGCAAGGACGTCCAGGAGGGCATGGAGAAGCAGCAGCGCGAGTTCCTGCTCCGCCAGCAGCTCGCGGCCGTCCGCAAGGAGCTCTCCGAGCTCAACGGCGACCCCTCGGACGAGGAGGAGGACTACCGCGCCCGCATCGAGGCCGCCGACCTGCCGGAGAAGGTCAGGGAGGCCGCGCTCAAGGAGGTCGGCAAGCTGGAGCGGGCCTCGGACCAGTCGCCCGAGAGCGGCTGGATCCGCACCTGGCTCGACACCGTGCTGGACATCCCGTGGAACGTCCACACGACCGACTCCTACGACATCGCCGGAGCCCGCGCGGTGCTCGACGCCGACCACACCGGCCTGGACGACGTGAAGGACCGCATCGTCGAGTACCTCGCGGTCCGCAAGCGCAGGGCCGACCAGGGCCTCGGCGTCGTCGGCGGCCGCCGCAGCGGCGCCGTCCTCGCGCTGGCCGGGCCTCCCGGAGTCGGCAAGACCTCGCTCGGCGAGTCCGTCGCCCGCGCCATGGGCCGTGAGTTCGTCCGGGTCGCCCTCGGCGGCGTCCGCGACGAGGCGGAGATCCGCGGTCACCGGCGGACGTACGTCGGCGCGCTGCCCGGCCGTATCGTCCGGGCGATCCGCGAGGCGGGCTCGATGAACCCGGTCGTGCTGCTGGACGAGATCGACAAGGTCGGCGCCGACTACCGGGGCGACCCGACGGCGGCGCTGCTCGAGGTGCTCGACCCGGCGCAGAACCACACGTTCCGCGACCACTACCTGGAGGTCGAGCTCGACCTGAGCGACGTGCTGTTCCTCGCCACGGCCAACGTGCTCGAGCAGGTGCCCGGGCCGCTGCTGGACCGCATGGAGATCGTCACGCTCGACGGCTACACCGAGGACGAGAAGGTCGCCATCGCCCGCGACCACCTGCTCCCGCGCAACCTGGAGAAGGCCGGTCTCACCGCCGACGACGTGACGGTGGAGGAGGCGGCGCTGCGCCGCCTGGCGGGCGAGTACACCCGCGAGGCCGGCGTCCGCTCCCTCGAGCGCTCGATCGCCCGGATCCTGCGGAAGGTGACGGCGAACGTCGCCCTCGGCGAGGCGGGGCTTCCGGTGACGGTGACGGCGGACGACCTCGTCTCCTACCTGGGCCGGCCGCGTCACGTGCCCGAGTCGTCCCTGCCGGAGGCGCGCCAGCGTACGGCGGTGCCGGGCGTGGCGACCGGTCTCGCGGTGACCGGCGCGGGCGGTGACGTCCTCTACGTCGAGGCGTCGCTGGCAGACCCGGAGACCGGGGCGACCGGCGTGACCCTGACCGGCCAGCTCGGCGACGTGATGAAGGAGTCGGCGCAGATCGCGCTGTCCTTCCTGCGGTCGCGGGGCGCGGAGCTGGAGCTTCCGGTCGGCTCGCTCAAGGACAGGTCCGTGCACATCCACGTCCCCGCGGGCGCGGTGCCCAAGGACGGCCCGTCGGCCGGTGTCACGATGACCACGGCCCTGGCCTCGCTGCTGTCGGGCCGGCCGGTCCGCGCCGACGTGGCGATGACCGGGGAGGTCTCCCTCACCGGGCGGGTGCTGCCGATCGGCGGGGTGAAGCAGAAGCTGCTCGCCGCCCACCGGGCGGGGATCACGACCGTGCTCATCCCGGCCCGCAACGAGCCCGACCTGGACGACGTCCCGGCCGAGGTGCTCGCCGATCTCACCGTCCACGCGGTGAGCGACGTCCGCGAGGTCCTCGACCTGGCCCTCACCCCGGCGACGGTCGCCCGGCAGGCGGTCGCCTGA
- a CDS encoding MFS transporter, translating into MLLTTVLGSGMATLDGTVVNVALPALGRDLHAGMSGLQWTVNAYTLTMAALILLGGSLGDRLGRRKVFVAGVVWFALASALCGAAPNTPVLVLARALQGVGAALLIPGSLAIIQASYAPDDRPRAVGAWSGLGGVAAALGPLLGGWLVEAAGWWWVFLLNLPLAAVVAGVAARHVPETRDAGPHGRFDVLGTVLAAPALAGLTYGLILAGDGLVPLAAGLVLSACFVVVEIRRSPRSLVPVGVFASREFTAVNVVTLVMYAAMGLVFFLLVVQLQVSAGFSPVAAGSAMLPVTVLMLLLSPRAGELAAKVGPRLLMTGGILLCAAGLLLMSRIAPGSSYLADVMPAAVVFGLGLSAAVAPLTATVLATAEERYAGVASGINNALARTGGLLAVAAVPPLVGLTGDAYDSPAAFTGGFRTSMLVGAVMMAVAAVVTFLTIRTNVLAAAPEPPAPGCPVDAPPLEPRPPASSGA; encoded by the coding sequence GTGCTGCTCACCACCGTCCTCGGGTCGGGCATGGCGACGCTCGACGGCACCGTGGTCAACGTGGCCCTTCCCGCTCTCGGACGCGACCTGCACGCCGGGATGTCCGGTCTCCAGTGGACCGTGAACGCGTACACGCTCACCATGGCCGCGCTCATCCTGCTGGGCGGATCGCTGGGCGACCGGCTGGGCAGGCGGAAGGTCTTCGTCGCCGGGGTGGTCTGGTTCGCCCTGGCCTCCGCCCTGTGCGGGGCCGCGCCGAACACGCCCGTGCTCGTGCTCGCCCGTGCGCTCCAGGGCGTCGGCGCGGCCCTGCTGATCCCCGGGTCCCTGGCGATCATCCAGGCGAGCTACGCGCCGGACGACCGGCCCCGCGCCGTCGGCGCCTGGTCGGGCCTGGGCGGCGTGGCCGCCGCGCTCGGGCCGCTGCTCGGCGGCTGGCTCGTGGAGGCGGCCGGCTGGTGGTGGGTGTTCCTGCTCAACCTGCCGCTCGCGGCCGTCGTGGCCGGCGTCGCCGCCCGGCACGTGCCCGAGACCCGGGACGCCGGGCCGCACGGCCGCTTCGACGTGCTCGGGACCGTTCTCGCCGCCCCCGCGCTGGCCGGGCTGACGTACGGCCTGATCCTCGCGGGTGACGGCCTGGTGCCGCTGGCCGCCGGGCTCGTCCTGAGCGCCTGCTTCGTGGTGGTGGAGATCCGGCGCTCCCCCCGCTCCCTCGTCCCCGTGGGGGTCTTCGCCTCGCGGGAGTTCACCGCGGTCAACGTCGTCACGCTGGTCATGTACGCGGCGATGGGCCTGGTGTTCTTCCTGCTGGTCGTCCAGCTCCAGGTGTCCGCCGGCTTCTCTCCCGTCGCCGCCGGGTCGGCGATGCTCCCGGTCACGGTCCTCATGCTGCTTCTGTCGCCCCGGGCGGGCGAGCTGGCGGCCAAGGTGGGCCCGCGTCTGCTCATGACGGGCGGCATCCTGCTGTGCGCGGCCGGGTTGCTGCTGATGAGCCGCATCGCCCCCGGCTCGTCCTATCTCGCCGACGTGATGCCCGCGGCGGTCGTGTTCGGGCTCGGCCTGTCCGCCGCCGTCGCCCCGCTCACCGCGACCGTGCTCGCCACGGCGGAGGAGCGGTACGCGGGCGTCGCAAGCGGGATCAACAACGCCCTGGCCAGGACGGGCGGCCTCCTGGCCGTCGCCGCCGTCCCGCCCCTGGTGGGGCTGACGGGGGACGCCTACGACTCCCCGGCGGCGTTCACCGGGGGGTTCCGCACGTCGATGCTGGTCGGCGCGGTCATGATGGCCGTCGCCGCGGTCGTCACGTTCCTCACGATCAGGACGAACGTCCTCGCGGCCGCGCCCGAACCGCCCGCCCCCGGCTGCCCGGTCGACGCACCACCCCTCGAACCCCGCCCTCCGGCGAGTTCGGGCGCCTGA
- a CDS encoding HAD-IA family hydrolase, whose amino-acid sequence MKTVLFDYGNVVSLPQAPEDVARMAGGDPGFEDRYWEVRLDFDRGSLDPAAYWSHVYGRPMAGADLEAVVALDVASWSRPNEETVAIIDELAGVGVPMALLSNMPVCVAEGIDGLPFMRPIGPRFYSGRMGRVKPEAEIFHETVAWLGVAPADLVFVDDRLENVAAAERAGLAAVHFRDAAALREDLKTLLG is encoded by the coding sequence ATGAAGACTGTGCTTTTCGACTACGGCAATGTCGTGTCGCTTCCCCAGGCCCCCGAGGACGTCGCGCGCATGGCGGGAGGTGATCCGGGGTTCGAGGACCGCTACTGGGAGGTGCGGCTCGACTTCGACCGGGGCTCGCTCGACCCCGCCGCGTACTGGTCCCACGTGTACGGCAGGCCGATGGCCGGTGCGGACCTGGAGGCGGTCGTCGCCCTCGACGTGGCGAGCTGGTCGCGGCCCAACGAGGAGACCGTGGCGATCATCGACGAGCTGGCCGGGGTCGGGGTGCCCATGGCGCTGCTGTCCAACATGCCGGTCTGCGTCGCCGAGGGCATCGACGGGCTGCCGTTCATGCGTCCGATAGGCCCGCGTTTCTACAGCGGCAGGATGGGCCGGGTGAAGCCGGAGGCGGAGATCTTCCACGAGACCGTGGCCTGGCTCGGGGTCGCCCCCGCAGACCTCGTCTTCGTGGACGACCGGCTGGAGAACGTCGCGGCGGCCGAGCGGGCCGGGCTCGCCGCCGTCCACTTCCGCGACGCCGCCGCCCTGCGCGAGGACCTCAAGACGCTGCTGGGCTGA
- the arfB gene encoding alternative ribosome rescue aminoacyl-tRNA hydrolase ArfB, with the protein MTGPLHVRGSIVVPEAELAWRFSRSSGPGGQGVNTTDSRVELSFDLAHTAALGPALKARAAERLAARLVDGVITVAASEHRSQLRNREAARERLAALLRDAVAPPPKRRRPTKPSKGAVERRLAAKKHRSDLKRLRRAEG; encoded by the coding sequence ATGACAGGCCCGTTGCACGTGCGCGGCTCGATCGTCGTGCCCGAGGCGGAGCTCGCCTGGCGTTTCTCCCGCTCCTCGGGCCCCGGCGGTCAGGGCGTCAACACCACCGACAGCCGGGTCGAGCTGAGCTTCGACCTCGCGCACACGGCCGCCCTCGGCCCGGCGCTGAAGGCCCGCGCGGCCGAACGGCTCGCCGCCCGCCTCGTGGACGGCGTGATCACGGTGGCGGCCTCGGAGCACCGCTCGCAGCTGCGCAACCGGGAGGCGGCGCGGGAACGGCTCGCCGCCCTGCTCCGCGACGCGGTCGCGCCGCCGCCGAAGCGCCGCCGCCCGACCAAGCCGTCCAAGGGCGCGGTCGAGCGCCGCCTCGCGGCCAAGAAGCACCGCTCCGACCTCAAGCGCCTGCGCCGCGCCGAGGGCTGA
- a CDS encoding SRPBCC family protein: MSAGPRRRRLTGRLRVALPPAEAFRLFTPYGERDWVEGWDPRFPEGTEDDTASGTVFQTHGDDATTTWIVVDREPGRSVSYARVREGVHAGTVGVTLAPLPQSHSDVTVTYDLTPLTAGAEAELAEFAAGYPAFLRSWEDAIAAHLARASGALPGDGASGESDSPRRPTGSRD; this comes from the coding sequence GTGAGCGCCGGGCCGCGGCGTCGCCGCCTGACCGGCCGGCTGCGGGTCGCGCTCCCGCCCGCCGAGGCGTTCCGGCTGTTCACGCCGTACGGCGAACGTGACTGGGTGGAGGGATGGGATCCGCGGTTCCCGGAGGGGACCGAGGACGACACCGCGTCCGGGACGGTGTTCCAGACCCACGGGGATGACGCGACCACCACGTGGATCGTCGTGGACCGTGAGCCCGGCCGGTCGGTCTCCTACGCCCGCGTTCGCGAGGGGGTCCACGCGGGGACCGTCGGCGTGACGCTCGCGCCCCTCCCGCAGAGTCACAGCGACGTGACGGTCACCTACGACCTCACCCCGCTGACCGCCGGGGCGGAGGCCGAGCTGGCCGAGTTCGCCGCCGGATACCCCGCGTTCCTGCGCTCCTGGGAGGACGCCATCGCCGCCCATCTCGCGCGGGCGTCGGGGGCTCTCCCCGGAGACGGAGCCTCCGGGGAGAGCGACTCGCCGCGCCGGCCTACGGGATCCAGGGATTGA
- a CDS encoding HAD-IIA family hydrolase, producing MSERKPIESWLSDMDGVLVHEGQPVPGADEFIRRLKESGKRFLVLTNNSIYTARDLSVRLRAAGLDVPPESIWTSALATAKFLADQRPEGSAYVIGEAGLTTALHEVGYVLTDLDPDYVVLGETRTYSFTSITRAIRLIDNGARFIATNPDPIGPSTEGSLPACGAVAAMITKATGVEPYFVGKPNPMMMRSALNQIDAHSETTAMIGDRMDTDVVCGIEAGLHTILVLTGVTQKDQIDRYPFRPTQVVNSVADLIDLV from the coding sequence ATGAGCGAGCGTAAGCCCATTGAGTCGTGGTTGTCCGATATGGACGGGGTGCTGGTCCACGAGGGCCAGCCGGTGCCGGGTGCCGACGAGTTCATCAGGCGGCTGAAGGAGTCGGGGAAGCGGTTCCTCGTCCTCACCAACAACTCGATCTACACCGCCCGCGACCTGTCCGTACGGCTGCGCGCGGCCGGTCTGGACGTGCCGCCCGAGTCGATCTGGACCTCCGCGCTGGCCACGGCCAAGTTCCTCGCCGACCAGCGGCCCGAGGGCTCGGCGTACGTGATCGGCGAGGCGGGGCTGACCACGGCCCTGCACGAGGTCGGCTACGTGCTGACCGACCTCGACCCGGACTACGTCGTGCTGGGTGAGACCCGCACCTACAGCTTCACGTCGATAACGCGGGCGATCCGGCTGATCGACAACGGCGCCCGGTTCATCGCGACCAACCCCGACCCCATCGGCCCCTCGACGGAGGGCTCGCTGCCGGCCTGCGGCGCGGTGGCCGCGATGATCACCAAGGCGACCGGGGTCGAGCCGTACTTCGTCGGCAAGCCGAACCCGATGATGATGCGCAGCGCGCTCAACCAGATCGACGCGCACAGCGAGACCACCGCCATGATCGGTGACCGGATGGACACCGATGTGGTCTGCGGCATCGAGGCCGGCCTGCACACGATCCTCGTGCTCACCGGCGTCACGCAGAAGGACCAGATCGACCGGTACCCGTTCCGGCCCACCCAGGTGGTCAACTCCGTGGCCGATCTCATCGACCTGGTCTGA
- a CDS encoding LLM class flavin-dependent oxidoreductase: MSDDNIRGVPRGTAEVPLSILELATVGEGTTPGEALRDATGLARRAEEWGYHRIWVAEHHGMPGVASSSPAVLIAHLAAATRSIRIGSGGVMLPNHAPLVIAEQFGTLHALHPGRIDLGLGRAPGTDMATANALRRSAEVDPDEFPQQVAELTGFLDGAFPPGHPYEKIQAVPRGDDRPPIWLLGSSGFSARLAGLLGLPFAFAHHFSAANTEPALDLYRSSFRPSQVLDRPYALIGVAAVAADTEEEALRQTMPGALSWLRLRQGRPGRTPTPEEAEAYPYTPMEREFVRERLSTVVHGDPQTVRAGLEELRKRTGADELMITTQVHGGAARLRSYELIARAYGMI, from the coding sequence ATGAGCGATGACAACATCCGTGGGGTGCCGCGCGGGACGGCCGAGGTGCCACTGTCGATCCTGGAGCTCGCGACCGTCGGGGAGGGCACGACGCCCGGCGAGGCGCTGCGCGACGCCACCGGGCTGGCCCGGCGGGCCGAAGAGTGGGGCTACCACCGCATCTGGGTCGCCGAGCACCACGGCATGCCCGGAGTGGCCAGCTCCTCCCCGGCCGTACTCATCGCGCACCTCGCGGCGGCGACCAGGTCGATCCGGATCGGTTCCGGCGGCGTGATGCTGCCCAACCACGCCCCGCTGGTGATCGCCGAGCAGTTCGGCACGCTGCACGCCCTGCACCCCGGCCGCATCGACCTCGGCCTCGGCCGCGCCCCCGGCACCGACATGGCCACGGCCAACGCCCTGCGCCGCTCGGCCGAGGTGGACCCGGACGAGTTCCCCCAGCAGGTGGCCGAGCTGACCGGCTTCCTCGACGGCGCCTTCCCGCCCGGCCACCCCTACGAGAAGATCCAGGCGGTGCCGCGCGGCGACGACCGGCCGCCGATCTGGCTGCTCGGCTCCAGCGGGTTCAGCGCCAGGCTGGCCGGGCTGCTCGGGCTGCCGTTCGCCTTCGCCCACCACTTCAGCGCCGCCAACACCGAGCCCGCGCTCGACCTCTACCGCTCCTCCTTCCGGCCCTCGCAGGTGCTCGACCGGCCGTACGCGCTGATCGGCGTGGCGGCCGTCGCCGCCGACACCGAGGAGGAGGCGCTGCGGCAGACCATGCCGGGCGCGCTGTCGTGGCTGCGCCTGCGGCAGGGCCGGCCCGGCCGCACCCCCACTCCGGAGGAGGCGGAGGCGTACCCGTACACCCCGATGGAGCGGGAGTTCGTCCGCGAACGGCTGTCGACCGTGGTGCACGGCGACCCGCAGACCGTGCGGGCCGGGCTGGAGGAGCTGCGCAAGCGCACCGGGGCCGACGAGCTGATGATCACCACGCAGGTCCACGGCGGCGCGGCACGCCTGCGCTCCTACGAGCTGATCGCCCGCGCGTACGGAATGATCTAG
- a CDS encoding TIGR03619 family F420-dependent LLM class oxidoreductase → MRIGFSVPVSGSWATPENMKRIARRADELGYHGVWAFQRLLYPVGNPMGPVYRSVHDPVVALAYVAAVTERVRLGVAVLNLPFVSPVLMAKQLASLQEVSGGRLDVGLGLGWLPEEFAASGVPMERRGRRAEEYVGLLRRLWTEDVVEHKGEFYEVPASHQDPRPATPPSVMLGGTARVALERAGRIADGWISSSRADLGTIDQQIAIVKESARQAGRDPEALRFVVRGVTRVRAGDEGPLTGSYDKIRRDVEDLAAKGVTEVFHDLNFDPEIGNPEADPRDSMRRAEEALEALAP, encoded by the coding sequence ATGAGGATTGGGTTTTCCGTGCCGGTGTCGGGCTCGTGGGCGACGCCGGAGAACATGAAGCGGATCGCGCGCCGCGCCGACGAACTCGGCTATCACGGCGTCTGGGCGTTCCAGCGGCTGCTCTACCCCGTCGGCAACCCGATGGGGCCGGTCTACCGGAGCGTGCACGATCCCGTCGTCGCGCTCGCGTACGTGGCGGCCGTCACCGAGCGGGTACGCCTCGGGGTGGCCGTGCTCAACCTGCCGTTCGTCTCCCCGGTCCTGATGGCCAAGCAGCTCGCCTCCCTGCAGGAGGTGTCCGGCGGCAGACTCGACGTGGGCCTGGGGCTCGGCTGGCTGCCCGAGGAGTTCGCCGCCTCCGGCGTGCCGATGGAGCGGCGCGGCAGACGCGCGGAGGAGTACGTCGGCCTGCTGCGGCGGCTCTGGACCGAGGACGTCGTCGAGCACAAGGGCGAGTTCTACGAGGTGCCGGCCTCCCACCAGGACCCCAGACCGGCCACCCCGCCGAGCGTCATGCTGGGCGGCACCGCCCGGGTGGCGCTGGAACGGGCCGGGCGGATCGCCGACGGCTGGATCAGCTCCAGCCGCGCCGACCTGGGCACGATCGACCAGCAGATCGCCATCGTGAAGGAGTCGGCCCGGCAGGCGGGCCGCGACCCGGAGGCGCTGCGGTTCGTCGTCCGCGGCGTCACCCGTGTCCGCGCGGGGGACGAGGGCCCGCTGACCGGGTCCTACGACAAGATCCGGCGGGACGTGGAGGACCTCGCGGCCAAGGGCGTGACCGAGGTCTTCCACGACCTCAACTTCGACCCGGAGATCGGCAACCCCGAGGCCGACCCCCGCGACTCCATGCGCCGCGCCGAAGAGGCCCTGGAGGCCCTCGCCCCCTAG
- a CDS encoding aminoglycoside phosphotransferase family protein yields MIEELARLARRDGPVTVLKQGRVLVVRAGDVVVKAHPPDTEEHALRARLEAAGDLPGVMLAPLGLERLDGRLVTIWPAGEALTIADVDAGTTPWEEGGRLLALLHARPAPPGLPPAGGPSRLPRAMADLAAAGVPDAVAAPISAAYATLPPARDCGTLTHGDWHLGQIVRHDGAWLLIDPDDLGGGDPAWDLARPAAWYAAGLLDPRDWERFLTSYLAAGGTAVSADDTWRELDAPARALTVQLAATAVATAARAGEPPDDAAMALVSACGRIVAAAEAET; encoded by the coding sequence GTGATCGAGGAACTGGCGCGGCTGGCGCGCCGCGACGGGCCGGTGACGGTTCTCAAGCAGGGCCGCGTGCTCGTGGTACGGGCCGGGGACGTCGTCGTCAAGGCCCACCCCCCGGACACCGAGGAGCACGCCCTGCGCGCCCGCCTGGAGGCGGCGGGAGACCTGCCCGGCGTCATGCTGGCCCCTCTCGGCCTCGAAAGGCTCGACGGCAGGCTCGTCACGATCTGGCCGGCGGGCGAGGCGCTGACCATCGCCGACGTGGACGCGGGCACCACCCCATGGGAGGAGGGCGGGCGGCTGCTCGCGCTGTTACACGCCCGGCCGGCGCCTCCCGGCCTTCCGCCCGCGGGCGGGCCGTCGCGGCTGCCGCGCGCCATGGCCGATCTGGCGGCCGCCGGCGTCCCCGACGCCGTCGCCGCCCCCATTTCGGCGGCGTACGCGACGCTGCCGCCCGCCCGGGACTGCGGCACGCTGACGCACGGCGACTGGCACCTCGGCCAGATCGTCCGGCACGACGGCGCGTGGCTGCTGATCGACCCCGACGACCTGGGCGGCGGCGACCCCGCCTGGGACCTGGCCCGCCCGGCCGCGTGGTACGCCGCCGGCCTGCTCGACCCCCGGGACTGGGAGCGGTTCCTGACCTCCTATCTCGCCGCGGGCGGAACGGCCGTGTCCGCCGACGATACGTGGCGGGAACTCGACGCGCCCGCCCGGGCGTTGACCGTCCAACTGGCCGCGACGGCGGTGGCCACGGCGGCGCGGGCGGGGGAACCGCCCGACGACGCCGCCATGGCCCTGGTGTCCGCCTGTGGGAGGATCGTCGCGGCCGCGGAGGCCGAGACCTGA
- a CDS encoding TFIIB-type zinc ribbon-containing protein encodes MQCPKCRGNMRTFDRNGVHIEQCDNCRGIFLDYGELETLTRMESQWAQQHYAPPPPAHGGPAWGGHHGGGHYGHRRNSWVGMLFSS; translated from the coding sequence ATGCAGTGCCCCAAGTGCCGTGGCAACATGCGGACGTTCGACCGCAACGGCGTCCACATCGAGCAGTGCGACAACTGCCGCGGCATCTTCCTCGACTACGGCGAGCTGGAGACGCTGACGCGGATGGAGTCCCAGTGGGCCCAGCAGCACTACGCTCCCCCGCCGCCGGCGCACGGCGGCCCCGCGTGGGGCGGCCACCACGGCGGCGGCCACTACGGCCACCGCCGCAACAGCTGGGTCGGCATGCTGTTCTCCAGCTGA